The stretch of DNA GAGCATCACCAGATCGGCGGCGCGGGCGAGCCGCGCCAGCTTCTTGCGCCACCGGAAGAACCGGGGCGCTTCCTGGACGAGTACGAGGTCGGGCGCGCAGGCGGCGATGACCCGCGCCAGCGCGTCGGTGTCGTCCCGCATGGACCGGATGTTGTAACTGAGCACCCGGACCACGGCTGAACCGTCGTCTTCGGTCCGGGAGTTGGGCAGCGTCACCATGGAGATCAAGATACGCGCTGCGGGGTGCCGTCACGACGAAACCCGCCGCCCCCGGAAGGGGACAGCGGGCCTCGTACGAAACGCGGGATCAGCAGCGACTCAGCCCTGCCGAGCCAGGTCAGCGGCGCCCACGAGCCCCGCCTTATTACCCAGCTGAGCTGCAAGCACTTGCGCATGCGGACGCCACTGCCCGCCGATGAGCCACCGGCGGAAAGACTTGCGGATCGGGTCGAGCACCAGTTCGCCCTCGTCGGAGAGGCCGCCGCCCACGATGAACGCGGAGGGGTCGAAGAGCGAGGCCAGGTCGGCCAGGCCCGCGCCGACCCAGCGGGCCAGCTCGCGGTAGGAGTCGACGGCGACGGGGTCACCCTGCCGGGCCGCCTCGCTGATGTGCTTGCCCTCGATGCCCTCGACGGTGCCGTCGCCCAGGCCGAGGAGCAGCTCCGCGGCCTCCGGCGTGGCATTGGCCCGCTGTCGTCCGTACCGGACGAGGGCGCGCCCCGACGCGTACTGCTCCCAGCAGCCCTGGCTTCCGCAGCCGCACAGGAGCCCGTCCGGCACGACCCGGATGTGCCCGAACTCGGCGGCCACGCCGAAGCGTCCGCGCCGCAGCTTGTTGCCGATGATGATGCCGCCGCCGAGGCCCGTGCCCAGCGTGATGACGATGACGTCCTCGTGGCCCGCGCCCGCGCCGAAGCGGTACTCGCCCCAGGCCGCGGCGTTCGCGTCGTTCTCCACGACGACCGGAAGGCCGACCCGCTGCTCGACCTTGTCCTTGAGCGGCTCGTGGCGCCAGTCGATGTTCGGTGCGAAGAGAACGGTGGCGCGCTTGTCGTCCACGTAACCGGCGGCGCCGATGCCGACGGCCTCCACGTCGTTCCCCTTGCCGGCCCCGGACACGGCGGCACAGATCGCGTCCACGATGCCTTCGGCGGTCGGCGGCGTGGGCACCTTGTGGGTGTCGAGAATGGTGCCCTCTTCGTCGACCACTCCGGCCGCGATCTTCGTGCCGCCGATATCGACGCCGATGGTGAGTCCCATGTGTCCCTCAGTTTCGGTCGAGCCCCGCTATGGGCAACCGTACCCGAGGGGTAGTCAGTCCAGGTCGATGTGTTCCGCGGGACCAGGGCCCTCGTCCCGCGGGTCGGGACCCTTCGCCGCGTCGCTCCCGCGGGTCCAGCGGCCCTCCTGGCCCTCGACCGCGGAGCGGTACGCGGCGAGCAGTTCGCCCCCGGCGGCGGCGAGGTGGTCGAAGACGTCGGGGTTGCGCTCGATGACCGG from Streptomyces sp. BA2 encodes:
- a CDS encoding ROK family glucokinase, which gives rise to MGLTIGVDIGGTKIAAGVVDEEGTILDTHKVPTPPTAEGIVDAICAAVSGAGKGNDVEAVGIGAAGYVDDKRATVLFAPNIDWRHEPLKDKVEQRVGLPVVVENDANAAAWGEYRFGAGAGHEDVIVITLGTGLGGGIIIGNKLRRGRFGVAAEFGHIRVVPDGLLCGCGSQGCWEQYASGRALVRYGRQRANATPEAAELLLGLGDGTVEGIEGKHISEAARQGDPVAVDSYRELARWVGAGLADLASLFDPSAFIVGGGLSDEGELVLDPIRKSFRRWLIGGQWRPHAQVLAAQLGNKAGLVGAADLARQG